A genomic window from Chitinophaga pollutisoli includes:
- a CDS encoding PrsW family glutamic-type intramembrane protease yields MLLNALALAVAPGIAIMLAIYALDQRNREPLGLLIRCFLLGVLSVAIPLAVQSVAALQGWRSSGGGWLHTVIYAFIIVGLSEEGGKYLVLRYFAYPKKAFDEPFDGIVYSIMIGMGFATAENISYVYQFGMATGWARMFISVPAHACFAILMGYYTGLAKFIPQHRGTLLFTGLFWAVMFHGAFDFFLFIGDSIFQVAAALLCLYIAVRLSIRAIRQHRATSREWERLRRENENQEERGTEVDQD; encoded by the coding sequence ATGTTATTAAACGCCCTCGCCCTGGCCGTAGCGCCGGGGATTGCCATCATGCTGGCCATTTACGCGCTCGACCAGCGCAACCGCGAGCCCCTGGGCCTGCTGATCCGTTGTTTCCTGTTGGGCGTCCTCAGCGTGGCGATCCCGCTTGCCGTGCAATCGGTGGCCGCCCTGCAAGGCTGGCGCTCTTCCGGCGGCGGGTGGCTCCACACCGTTATATACGCCTTCATCATCGTGGGGTTGAGCGAAGAAGGCGGCAAATACCTCGTGTTGCGGTACTTCGCCTATCCGAAAAAAGCATTCGACGAGCCTTTCGATGGCATCGTGTATTCTATCATGATCGGCATGGGATTCGCCACGGCGGAAAATATCAGTTACGTATACCAATTCGGCATGGCTACTGGATGGGCGCGTATGTTCATTTCCGTGCCGGCGCACGCCTGTTTCGCCATCCTCATGGGTTATTACACCGGGCTCGCGAAGTTTATCCCCCAGCACCGGGGCACTTTGCTGTTCACAGGGCTCTTCTGGGCGGTGATGTTCCACGGCGCGTTCGATTTCTTTCTCTTTATCGGCGACAGCATTTTCCAGGTGGCGGCCGCGCTCCTGTGTCTCTATATCGCCGTGCGCCTGTCTATACGGGCCATACGGCAACACAGGGCCACTTCCCGCGAGTGGGAAAGGCTGCGCAGGGAAAATGAAAATCAGGAAGAAAGGGGAACCGAAGTTGATCAGGATTGA
- a CDS encoding PLDc N-terminal domain-containing protein: MKEEMILMLLFLAHLWLVVRFVVLHTFKRADNNRPYHLKWLMLVFFLPFIGYGLYFWLTRKSVTGNQS, from the coding sequence ATGAAAGAAGAGATGATCCTCATGCTGTTGTTCCTTGCCCACCTCTGGCTGGTGGTCCGGTTTGTGGTACTGCATACTTTCAAACGTGCCGACAATAACCGGCCCTACCATCTCAAGTGGCTCATGCTGGTTTTTTTCCTTCCTTTTATTGGATACGGGCTGTATTTCTGGCTCACCCGCAAAAGCGTGACGGGCAATCAATCCTGA
- a CDS encoding PorP/SprF family type IX secretion system membrane protein, whose amino-acid sequence MKTGIQKILFSLAALFAAGEAAAQQQPLYAQYQYNGMVINPGYPSMDEFGSATVVMRNQWVGMEGAPKTATFSFYSPIKSTGTSVGFMALKDEITIYSQTGYHLNVSQKVKLDDKLYLAMGLKGGMEQYRENNEHLGTPEDPVFSNNQSYWKTDVGFGFVLFSDKWFVGFSAPSFHNFDLGGSVNKVEFKRHMYLHGAYLTRINSFLKFKPGVVLRQVSGAGVQADINAMFILKDVLWAGATWRTEKSACATMQVQVSKNFQFGYSYDFASSTHLKSMQGGSHELMLNYRFSLEKDKKPTPRFL is encoded by the coding sequence ATGAAAACAGGCATTCAAAAAATTCTGTTCTCCCTGGCCGCGCTTTTCGCGGCCGGGGAAGCTGCAGCGCAGCAACAGCCGTTGTACGCGCAGTACCAGTATAACGGGATGGTGATCAATCCCGGGTATCCTTCGATGGATGAATTCGGCAGCGCCACGGTGGTGATGCGGAATCAGTGGGTGGGGATGGAAGGCGCGCCCAAAACGGCGACGTTCTCCTTTTATTCGCCGATAAAGTCTACGGGAACGAGCGTAGGTTTCATGGCGTTGAAGGATGAAATCACTATTTATTCGCAAACGGGTTATCACCTGAACGTATCGCAAAAGGTAAAGCTGGATGACAAATTGTACCTGGCGATGGGGCTGAAGGGAGGGATGGAGCAATACCGGGAGAATAACGAACATCTCGGAACGCCTGAGGATCCGGTGTTTTCGAACAACCAGTCGTATTGGAAAACAGACGTCGGATTTGGTTTCGTGTTGTTTTCCGACAAGTGGTTCGTTGGCTTTTCTGCGCCCTCGTTCCACAATTTTGACCTGGGCGGTTCTGTTAACAAAGTGGAGTTCAAGCGGCATATGTATCTGCACGGCGCTTATCTGACGAGGATTAACAGTTTCCTGAAATTCAAACCAGGGGTGGTTTTGCGCCAGGTTAGCGGTGCAGGTGTGCAGGCAGATATCAATGCGATGTTTATTTTGAAAGATGTGTTATGGGCGGGGGCAACGTGGCGGACGGAGAAATCAGCCTGTGCGACAATGCAGGTGCAGGTTTCAAAGAATTTCCAGTTTGGTTATTCGTATGATTTCGCATCCTCGACGCATTTGAAGAGCATGCAGGGGGGATCGCATGAACTGATGTTGAATTACCGGTTCAGTTTGGAGAAGGATAAAAAACCGACGCCGAGATTCCTTTAA